From Glycine soja cultivar W05 chromosome 4, ASM419377v2, whole genome shotgun sequence, the proteins below share one genomic window:
- the LOC114410714 gene encoding protein MAIN-LIKE 1-like: MGELTITLDDVSSLLHLPVIGEFHAFEPLHVDDAVQMLVDLLMVSPESAKAETVQCRGPYVRLQWVRDVYQCRCQAGHWTAAARAYLLHLLGCTLFANKSATNVHVVYLEAIRDLSMTDRYGLGVAALVHMYDQLNDASMSHSRQLGGYITLLQCWIYEHFPSVAESTADQDYDEASPRVCRWIATKKTVKSIRTPSYRERLDRLRISDVCWIPYGEHREVRDFHVRSCYSGLLRWGPVAVYYRPERVVRQFGYTQTIPAPPVDSWVSYDDIHDRWMHYEDHIVPTGEVCVVAGACFNDYIDWFFRISHPFMTPGHAVDPLPHGHAPQPRVIPQAPQTDIPRVPEPGASSTSTEEPRHAEVCDDIAERLERHLSLGVVTPGSSTHEILYINSFHEYC, translated from the exons ATGGGTGAGCTAACCATCACTTTGGACGACGTCTCctctcttcttcatcttcccgTTATAGGCGAATTTCACGCATTTGAGCCCTTGCACGTGGATGATGCGGTTCAGATGCTGGTGGACTTGCTGATGGTGTCTCCAGAGTCTGCTAAGGCTGAGACAGTCCAATGTCGCGGACCATACGTACGCCTGCAATGGGTACGTGATGTATATCAGTGCCGATGCCAGGCAGGTCATTGGACAGCTGCGGCTCGTGCATATCTTCTTCACCTGCTGGGTTGCACtctgtttgctaacaagagtgcaaccaatGTCCATGTTGTCTACTTGGAGGCCATTCGGGACCTCAGTATGACAGATAGGTACGGTTTGGGAGTGGCTGCTTTGGTTCATATGTACGACCAGCTGAACGATGCATCCATGAGCCACAGTCGACAGCTTGGCGGTTACATCACATTACTGCAg TGCTGGATTTACGAGCACTTTCCCTCAGTTGCAGAGTCCACCGCTGATCAGGACTACGACGAGGCTTCTCCGCGTGTGTGCAGGTGGATTGCGACGAAGAAGACCGTGAAGAGCATTCGCACGCCGTCGTATAGGGAGCGCCTGGACCGACTCCGGATTTCGGATGTCTGTTGGATCCCGTATGGGGAGCATCGGGAGGTCCGGGACTTCCACGTCAGATCATGCTACTCCGGTCTCTTGCGTTGGGGGCCTGTTGCTGTGTATTACCGACCAGAGAGGGTCGTGCGGCAGTTTGGTTACACGCAGACCATTCCTGCTCCTCCTGTCGATTCATGGGTCTCGTATGATGATATACATGACAGGTGGATGCACTACGAGGATCATATTGTACCTACAGGTGAGGTGTGCGTCGTGGCAGGGGCGTGCTTCAATGACTACATCGACTGGTTCTTCCGCATCTCCCATCCTTTCATGACACCAGGCCACGCAGTAGATCCTCTGCCTCATGGTCATGCCCCGCAGCCCCGAGTCATCCCTCAGGCCCCGCAGACAGATATCCCTCGCGTGCCGGAGCCAGGAGCATCGTCGACATCTACGGAGGAGCCCAGACATGCA GAAGTTTGTGATGACATTGCTGAGCGGTTGGAGCGCCATCTGAGTCTAGGGGTGGTCACTCCTGGCTCATCGACACATGAG ATATTGTACATTAACTCATTTCATGAGTattgttga
- the LOC114410715 gene encoding uncharacterized protein LOC114410715, producing the protein MSDGFCGTHLQIMVRTRGLGRALGQVTRRGVGRGDHDDSNDGPQCRRPTASARRQRVAVTADHVEEPIIPDPDIQDDPMEAPAVVEDIPADAGVEATEDQPQGFPGGPSDPSMLIAYADHVACSVWTGEERPELKLSSHGRKVHGLGRPVPAIEGLIAGTGLSPLIACSVDTGDRGLLSAFMER; encoded by the exons atgagtgATGGATTTTGCGGTactcatttgcagatcatggttaggaccAGAGGATTAGGTCGTGCCTTAGGTCAGGTCACTCGTAGAGGTGTGGGCAGAGGAGATCATGATGATTCCAATGATGGTCCACAGTGTCGACGACCTACTGCATCCGCACGGAGGCAGCGAGTCGCTGTGACTGCGGATCACGTTGAGGAGCCAATCATCCCTGACCCAGACATTCAGGATGACCCGATGGAGGCACCAGCTGTTGTGGAGGACATTCCTGCAGACGCAGGCGTAGAGGCGACTGAGGATCAGCCTCAGGGATTTCCGGGTGGTCCGAGCGACCCATCTATGCTGATAGCGTATGCGGATCACGTTGCTTGCAGCGTATGGACGGGAGAg gagcgtcctgaattgaagttatCCTCGCATGGGAGGAAGGTCCATGGCTTAGGTAGGCCTGTCCCTGCCATTGAGGGACTCATCGCCGGTACAGGACTAAGTCCTCTGATTGCGTGTTCGGTAGACACCGGCGATCGGGGACTTTTGTCCGCGTTTATGGAGCGCTAG
- the LOC114409572 gene encoding SPX domain-containing protein 1-like, whose amino-acid sequence MKFGKSLSNQIEKTLPQWRDKFLSYKELKKKLKLVEPKPINGVEERPTKRARHEGDIIIMSKEETDFRNSIEQELHKFNTFFVEKEEECIIKLKELQDRVAKVKNSNEQLMQIRKEIVDFHGEMVLLENYSALNYIGLVKILKKYDKRTGALIRLPFIQKVLQQPFFTTDLLYKLVKECETMLNHLFPVNDPSTSGEAPPQAEEGCDASTSTSTKSSDDLLMPKELAAANHHIESLYMKSTISALHVLQEIRKGSSTVSMFSLPPLQISGLEETWNKIPILEQTAK is encoded by the exons ATGAAATTCGGAAAGAGCCTGAGCAACCAGATCGAGAAAACGCTGCCCCAATGGCGTGACAAGTTCCTGTCCTACAAGGAGCTGAAGAAGAAGTTGAAGCTCGTGGAGCCCAAACCCATTAATGGCGTGGAAGAACGCCCCACCAAACGCGCAAGGCACGAGGGAGACATCATCATCATGTCCAAGGAGGAAACTGACTTCAGGAACTCCATCGAACAAGAACTCCACAAATTCAACACCTTCTTTGTCGAGAAAGAGGAAGAATGCATCATCAAATTGAAG GAGCTACAGGATAGGGTTGCCAAAGTAAAAAATTCTAATGAGCAATTGATGCAAATTCGCAAGGAAATTGTGGATTTCCATGGAGAGATGGTCTTGCTCGAAAACTATAGTGCCCTTAACTACATAG GATTAGTGAAAATACTAAAGAAGTATGACAAGAGAACTGGTGCTCTCATTCGCTTGCCTTTCATTCAGAAGGTCTTGCAACAGCCTTTCTTCACCACTGACCTTCTATACAAGCTTGTGAAGGAGTGTGAAACAATGCTTAACCACCTTTTCCCGGTGAACGATCCTTCGACTTCTGGCGAGGCACCTCCCCAAGCTGAGGAGGGATGTGATGCTTCAACTTCAACCAGCACAAAGAGTAGTGATGATCTGCTGATGCCTAAGGAGTTAGCAGCAGCCAACCATCACATTGAGAGCCTTTATATGAAGAGTACCATTTCAGCTTTGCATGTTTTGCAGGAAATTCGAAAGGGAAGCTCAACAGTTAGCATGTTTTCATTGCCACCATTGCAGATAAGTGGCTTGGAAGAAACATGGAACAAAATCCCTATTCTGGAACAAACAGCCAAGTAA